A stretch of the Aegilops tauschii subsp. strangulata cultivar AL8/78 chromosome 4, Aet v6.0, whole genome shotgun sequence genome encodes the following:
- the LOC109762075 gene encoding polygalacturonase-like yields the protein MSGRRLSLLLVALTALVALTAVKAEYNVVDYGARPDGGADSAGAFQAAWGAACNDTGSSGSRPVLRVPTGRFLLSRAYFKGPCRSAGVVVAIDRNGTVFSPPTVDSRAWIMFHHADGLALRGGTLDGQGQEYWACKKSGRCTGQGPTTLDISQSKGVSVKQLTLLDSKNVHMAIFDSTGVTVQGVRMVAPANSPNTDGIHAQLSRHVSILNTTISTGDDCVSLGPGSSDVLIRDIKCGPGHGISIGSMGGQAGEQGVRNVTVERAVLTGTTNGLRIKTWGMPNPGSVTGVSFSQVTMQRVANPILVDQNYCPRSRKVECPGKSSGVQISDVSYEDIEGTSKTPVAVKFDCSDTNPCSGIRLKNIRLTYRHRRPAQAKCRNAAGSASGEVTPPSCF from the exons ATGAGCGGCCGTAGGCTGTCGCTACTACTGGTCGCGTTGACGGCATTGGTGGCGTTGACGGCGGTGAAGGCGGAGTACAATGTCGTGGACTACGGCGCGAGGCCTGATGGCGGGGCGGACTCGGCGGGGGCGTTCCAGGCCGCGTGGGGCGCAGCGTGCAACGACACGGGAAGCTCCGGCTCCCGGCCGGTGCTGCGCGTGCCGACGGGCAGGTTCCTGCTCAGCCGGGCTTACTTCAAGGGCCCCTGCCGGAGCGCCGGCGTGGTTGTGGCCATCGACCGCAACGGCACCGTATTCTCACCGCCGACCGTGGACAGCAGGGCGTGGATCATGTTCCACCACGCCGACGGTCTGGCGCTCCGTGGTGGGACGTTGGACGGGCAGGGGCAGGAGTATTGGGCGTGCAAGAAGTCCGGCAGGTGCACCGGGCAGGGCCCCACG ACGCTGGACATTAGCCAGTCCAAGGGCGTGAGCGTGAAGCAGCTAACGTTGCTCGACAGCAAGAACGTTCACATGGCCATCTTCGACTCCACCGGCGTGACGGTCCAGGGTGTCAGGATGGTCGCTCCGGCCAACAGCCCCAACACCGACGGCATCCACGCCCAGCTCTCCCGCCACGTGAGCATCCTCAACACCACGATCAGCACCGGCGACGACTGCGTCTCCCTGGGGCCCGGCTCCTCCGACGTGCTCATCAGGGACATCAAGTGCGGCCCGGGCCACGGCATCAG CATCGGGAGCATGGGAGGGCAGGCCGGCGAGCAGGGGGTGAGGAACGTGACCGTGGAGAGGGCGGTGCTGACGGGCACGACGAACGGCCTGCGGATCAAGACGTGGGGGATGCCCAACCCTGGCTCCGTCACGGGTGTCTCCTTCTCGCAGGTCACGATGCAGCGCGTGGCGAACCCCATCCTCGTGGACCAGAACTACTGCCCCCGCAGCCGCAAAGTCGAATGCCCGGGCAAG AGCTCGGGGGTGCAGATCAGCGACGTGTCGTACGAGGACATTGAGGGCACGTCCAAGACGCCCGTGGCGGTGAAGTTCGACTGCAGCGACACCAACCCCTGCAGCGGGATCAGGCTCAAGAACATTAGGCTGACGTACCGGCACAGGCGGCCGGCGCAGGCCAAGTGCCGCAACGCTGCCGGGTCCGCGTCCGGAGAGGTCACGCCGCCGAGCTGCTTCTGA